Proteins from a genomic interval of Papaver somniferum cultivar HN1 chromosome 4, ASM357369v1, whole genome shotgun sequence:
- the LOC113273823 gene encoding 60S ribosomal protein L23A-like — translation MRFVLLNIQSVPKSSSAKGVHSAINRLLGRKKPVNHVFGGEKLTKKADPKVLANKASKAVKAGASTIKKKAKNICTSVIFHRPKTLQKARNPKYQYISALPRNKLDHYQILKYPLTTESAMKKIEDNKKKKIRMLSRRCKTSRQIK, via the exons ATGAGGTTTGTGCTGCTCAACATTCAGTCAGTACCTAAatcttcatcagcaaaaggtgtTCATTCTGCTATTAATCGCCTCTTGGGAAGGAAGAAACCTGTTAATCATGTCTTTGGTGGTGAAAAGC TTACTAAGAAGGCTGACCCCAAGGTGCTGGCTAACAAAGCTTCCAAGGCTGTCAAAGCTGGAGCATCAACCATTAAGAAGAAGGCTAAGAATATCTGCACATCAGTCATATTTCACAGGCCAAAGACATTGCAGAAGGCAAGGAATCCCAAGTACCAATATATTAGTGCACTACCAAGGAACAAGCTGGACCATTACCAGATCCTGAAATACCCACTCACCACCGAGTCCGcaatgaagaagattgaagacaacaagaagaagaaaataaggatGCTTTCAAGAAGATGTAAAACATCCAGACAGATAAAGTGA
- the LOC113275343 gene encoding histone-lysine N-methyltransferase setd3-like codes for MMNITGASSKILLMATRDFIHYSPSLSTISLTRFRTLTYASSSSSSDYYTDRLVSNPPDLIGWVRKEGGFVHKGLKLVDEESNGVGLVSSEDIPKGADLISLPSHLPLQFQSLESGDGDGVDSVLIQLSRQVPEELWAMKLGLKLLQERATVGSFWWPYISNLPQTYTVPIFFPGEDIKNLQYAPLLYQVNKRCRFLLDFEKDIKHALDNVKPDDHPFGGQGVDASALGWAMSAVSSRAFRLHGARLPDGAHSSIPMMLPLIDMCNHSFQPNAKIFQEEETRNSKMLVKVKAETDIRQNDPVVLNYGGLSNDFFLIDYGFVVPSNPYDTIELKYDGAFLDAASMAVGITSPNFSAPKPWQQQILSQLKLHGEASDLKVSLGGPELVEGRLLAALRVLLATDVETVEKHDLNTLKSLSVEAPLGISNEVATLRTVIALCLIALEHFPTKIMEDEALLKKSASPSTNLSLQLRIQKKSLIIDVMRNLTRRVKNLSSTATTNQD; via the exons atgatgaacataacaGGAGcttcatcaaagatattgttaatGGCAACTAGGGATTTCATTCACTATTCTCCTTCTCTTTCCACCATTTCATTAACCCGCTTTCGTACTCTCAcatatgcatcttcttcttcatcatcagattATTATACTGATCGTCTGGTTTCAAATCCACCTGATTTGATTGGATGGGTTAGAAAAGAAGGGGGGTTTGTTCATAAAGGGTTGAAATTAGTTGATGAGGAATCTAATGGGGTTGGTTTAGTTTCTTCTGAAGATATACCTAAAGGGGCTGACTTAATTTCTCTTCCTAGTCATTTACCACTCCAGTTTCAATCTTTGGAGTCTGGTGATGGAGATGGTGTTGATTCTGTTTTGATTCAATTATCTCGTCAAGTTCCTG AGGAACTATGGGCTATGAAACTGGGTTTGAAGCTTCTCCAAGAAAGAGCTACGGTTGGTTCGTTCTGGTGGCCATACATCAGTAATCTGCCTCAAACGTACACTGTGCCTATTttctttccaggggaagacataAAAAACTTGCAGTATGCTCCTCTTCTTTATCAG GTCAATAAGAGATGCAGATTTCTTCTTGATTTTGAAAAGGACATAAAACATGCACTTGACAATGTGAAACCAGATGATCATCCTTTTGGCGGACAGGGTGTAGATGCTTCTGCTCTTGGCTGGGCCATGTCAGCAGTCTCATCGCGTGCCTTCCGTTTGCATGGCGCAAGGCTGCCAGACGGCGCTCATAGTTCGATACCAATGATGCTTCCACTCATTGATATGTGCAACCACAGCTTCCAACCAAATGCTAAAATATTTCAAGAGGAAGAAACGAGAAACTCcaaaatgttagttaag GTTAAAGCTGAAACTGATATCAGACAAAATGATCCAGTGGTGCTTAATTACGGGGGTTTGAGCAATGATTTTTTCCTCATAGATTACGGTTTTGTAGTCCCCTCAAATCCGTATGACACTATCGAACTCAAGTATGATGGGGCCTTTCTGGATGCCGCGAGCATGGCTGTTGGGATCACGTCCCCTAACTTCTCTGCACCCAAGCCATGGCAGCAACAGATTCTATCGCAGTTAAAATTACATGGAGAAGCTTCCGATCTAAAG GTAAGCTTAGGAGGTCCAGAATTGGTAGAAGGTCGTTTGCTGGCTGCATTGAGAGTGCTTCTTGCAACTGACGTTGAAACAGTTGAAAAACACGATTTAAATACTCTAAAATCGTTGTCTGTCGAAGCTCCTCTTGGGATATCAAATGAAGTAGCTACTCTGCGTACAGTTATTGCTTTGTGCCTAATTGCCTTGGAGCACTTCCCAACCAAGATAATGGAGGATGAAGCATTACTAAAAAAATCAGCTTCTCCCTCGACAAATTTGTCACTCCAATTAAggatccaaaagaaatccttgatCATAGATGTCATGAGAAATCTTACTCGACGAGTGAAAAATCTGTCATCAACTGCCACAACAAACCAAGATTGA